In Scleropages formosus chromosome 18, fSclFor1.1, whole genome shotgun sequence, one DNA window encodes the following:
- the arhgef1 gene encoding rho guanine nucleotide exchange factor 1 isoform X11 encodes MLLKRSAIFGAVASYMKHLGVKTKTTDNKKSKGFFRKIPGMRKNQMFTEDSTRSKQRFPSILDPVRRIGGGNEKTPKLDTEGEKEKVHPERKLSTPSRSMGSDPAPSTFPIKKPVSSGAVGAFQVTDGNDVSGVSISVTSSPDSSQSETGLTSRSDPPSASEGGEVSPAENAMSSISLELTASTDIPPEESQDKDRRKTRMSGRLARSESLCVERRRSQRGGSGRAKQSRSRSDVDLQAASTAAQPPSPSQPHTPLSDGGASASNSSLTGSVVGPPPPQEEVDPRLLELEQDPPNWREQVPSADFQSLSKKEIKRQEVINELFITEHAHVRMLSVLQMVFFRPMEHTEIASQPELATIFLSLDDIFEMHYAFYENLKKLRQDDYIVKTIGKTLLNRFSGSEGDWFQKLTARFCSHQSYVLDEIKTRQKRDPRFGAFIQEAEGKPQCRRLQLKDIIPTEMQRLTKYPLLLENIAKSTEDPEEREMVQQAADSCRKILNHVNEEVKEKENLRMLKDYQRRLDTSGLKPSNELHQEYKNIDLTLRKMIFEGPVTWKVTKEKSIEVQCLLLSDLLVLLQRQDDKMLLKCQSKNHSGVPEGKQMLSPIIKLSSAFLREVATDPKAFYVIFTWDSGAQIYELVANSAADRKNWTELIKSAVEELKLNGGTSLERRKTAVSVSGIGGVPFSPTTLQPPLSLAENGSGARNANTDNDKFEAKVEEPRHTLIDYLSANGFQLLCHGNAPQEKVASGAVEEVAALKRLFVGSSRQSEVLQDAENHGDVSKKKDPDIDTQSLAEGDSVDEKTEAESREEEDGEQKGKEDSSTGTPMVLSKDTMAEVLSRLQSLEQQIKQLQSVEEEHHRLQDVLCKFSISGDNFQ; translated from the exons atgctaCTTAAACG CTCTGCCATCTTTGGTGCAGTGGCTTCATACATGAAGCATCTGGGGGTGAAGACCAAGACCACTGACAACAAGAAATCTAAGGGCTTCTTTAGGAAG ATTCCTGGGATGAGAAAAAACCAGATGTTCACTGAAGACTCTACCAGGTCCAAGCAGAGATTTCCCAGCATCCTTGATCCAGTACGCAGGATAGGTGGCGGCA atGAAAAAACGCCTAAATTGGACACTGAAG GTGAAAAGGAGAAAGTACACCCTGAACGAAAGCTCTCTACTCCTTCTCGCTCTATGGGGTCAGACCCTGCCCCCAGCACCTTCCCAATCAAGAAACCAGTATCTAGTGGAGCTGTAGGAGCCTTCCAGGTGACAGATGGGAATGATGTGTCAGGGGTTAGCATCAGTGTAACCTCCAGTCCAGATTCTTCTCAGAGTGAGACAG GCCTTACCAGTCGTTCAGACCCCCCTTCAGCATCAGAAGGTGGGGAAGTATCACCAGCTGAGAATGCCATGAGCTCCATCAGTTTGGAACTCACTGCTTCAACGGACATCCCacctgaagaaagccaggacaAAGACAG ACGCAAGACAAG GATGTCAGGGCGTCTGGCTCGCAGCGAGAGTCTGTGTGTGGAGAGGAGACGCTCACAGCGAGGTGGCTCTGGAAGGGCCAAGCAGTCCCGCTCCCGCAGCGACGTGGATCTGCAGGCGGCCTCCACTGCTGCGCAACCCCCCTCGCCCTCCCAGCCACACACCCCTCT CAGTGATGGCGGTGCATCTGCCTCCAACAGCTCCCTTACTGGCTCAGTGGTAGGCCCTCCCCCCCCACAAGAGGAGGTGGACCCTCGTCTTCTGGAGCTGGAGCAAGATCCCCCCAACTGGAGAGAGCAGGTCCCCAGTGCTGATTTCCAAAGCCTGAGCAAGAAGGAGATCAAGAGGCAGGAGGTTATCAACG AGCTGTTTATCACAGAGCATGCCCACGTCCGCATGCTGAGCGTACTGCAGATGGTGTTCTTCCGCCCAATGGAGCACACAGAGATCGCGAGCCAGCCAGAGCTGGCTACCATCTTCCTCAGCCTGGACGACATCTTCgaaatgcact ATGCCTTCTATGAGAACTTGAAGAAGCTGCGACAAGATGACTACATAGTGAAAACAATAGGAAAAACGCTTCTCAACAGG TTCAGCGGATCAGAGGGTGATTGGTTCCAGAAGCTCACTGCCCGGTTTTGCAGTCATCAGTCCTATGTTCTGGATGAAATTAAAACCAGACAAAAGAGGGATCCTCGCTTTGGTGCTTTCATACAG GAAGCCGAGGGCAAACCTCAGTGCAGGAGGTTGCAATTGAAGGACATCATTCCTACTGAGATGCAGAGGCTGACAAAGTATCCACTGCTACTGGAGAACATCGCCAAGAGCACAG AGGACCCAGAAGAGCGGGAAATGGTTCAACAAGCCGCAGATAGCTGCCGTAAGATCCTCAACCATGTCAATGAAGAggtgaaagagaaggagaacCTTCGG ATGCTAAAGGATTACCAGCGCAGACTGGATACATCTGGACTGAAGCCCAGCAATGAGCTACATCAGGAGTACAAG aATATCGACTTGACTCTGAGGAAGATGATTTTTGAGGGACCTGTCACCTGGAAAGTCACTAAAGAGAAGTCTATAG AGGTGCAGTGTCTCCTGCTGTCTGACTTGCTGGTCTTGCTGCAGCGCCAGGATGACAAGATGTTGCTCAAATGCCAGAGCAAGAACCACTCTGGGGTACCAGAAGGCAAGCAGATGCTAAGTCCCATCATCAAGCTGAGCTCGGCCTTCCTCAGAGAGGTGGCTACAG ACCCAAAGGCCTTCTATGTCATCTTTACCTGGGACAGTGGAGCACAAATCTATGAACTGGTGGCCAACTCAGCAGCAGATAGGAAGAA ttggACGGAGCTCATCAAATCCGCAGTGGAAGAACTTAAACTGAATGGGGGTACCAgcctggagaggaggaagactgCTGTTTCAGTATCAGGCATTGGAGGGGTACCTTTCAGTCCAACCAC tttGCAGCCTCCACTGAGCCTTGCAGAGAATGGAAGCGGGGCTCGGAATGCAAACACTG atAATGATAAGTTTGAAGCAAAAGTTGAAGAGCCTCGTCATACATTGATTGATTACTTGTCAGCCAATGGCTTTCAACTGCTGTGTCATGGCAACGCACCACAGGAGAAGGTGGCCAGTGGGGCAGTGGAAGAAG TTGCTGCCCTGAAGAGGCTATTTGTGGGAAGCAGTAGGCAATCCGAGGTTCTGCAGGATGCAGAGAACCATGGAGATGTGTCCAAAAAGAAGGACCCTGATATCGATACTCAGTCACTGG CAGAGGGTGATAGTGTTGATGAAAAGACTGAAGCAGAAAGTAGAGAGGAAGAAGATGGAGAGCAAAAGGGCAAAGAGGACAGTAGCACGGGCACCCCCATGGTGCTGTCAAAAGACACGATGGCAGAGGTGCTGAGCAGGCTCCAGAGCCTGGAGCAACAGATAAAACAGTTACAG AGCGTGGAAGAAGAGCACCACAGGTTACAAGATGTTCTTTGCAAGTTTTCCATTTCAGGAGATAACTTCCAGTAA
- the arhgef1 gene encoding rho guanine nucleotide exchange factor 1 isoform X10, whose product MLLKRASVSTDEEKFSAIFGAVASYMKHLGVKTKTTDNKKSKGFFRKIPGMRKNQMFTEDSTRSKQRFPSILDPVRRIGGGNEKTPKLDTEGEKEKVHPERKLSTPSRSMGSDPAPSTFPIKKPVSSGAVGAFQVTDGNDVSGVSISVTSSPDSSQSETGLTSRSDPPSASEGGEVSPAENAMSSISLELTASTDIPPEESQDKDRRKTRMSGRLARSESLCVERRRSQRGGSGRAKQSRSRSDVDLQAASTAAQPPSPSQPHTPLSDGGASASNSSLTGSVVGPPPPQEEVDPRLLELEQDPPNWREQVPSADFQSLSKKEIKRQEVINELFITEHAHVRMLSVLQMVFFRPMEHTEIASQPELATIFLSLDDIFEMHYAFYENLKKLRQDDYIVKTIGKTLLNRFSGSEGDWFQKLTARFCSHQSYVLDEIKTRQKRDPRFGAFIQEAEGKPQCRRLQLKDIIPTEMQRLTKYPLLLENIAKSTEDPEEREMVQQAADSCRKILNHVNEEVKEKENLRMLKDYQRRLDTSGLKPSNELHQEYKNIDLTLRKMIFEGPVTWKVTKEKSIEVQCLLLSDLLVLLQRQDDKMLLKCQSKNHSGVPEGKQMLSPIIKLSSAFLREVATDPKAFYVIFTWDSGAQIYELVANSAADRKNWTELIKSAVEELKLNGGTSLERRKTAVSVSGIGGVPFSPTTLQPPLSLAENGSGARNANTDNDKFEAKVEEPRHTLIDYLSANGFQLLCHGNAPQEKVASGAVEEVAALKRLFVGSSRQSEVLQDAENHGDVSKKKDPDIDTQSLAEGDSVDEKTEAESREEEDGEQKGKEDSSTGTPMVLSKDTMAEVLSRLQSLEQQIKQLQSVEEEHHRLQDVLCKFSISGDNFQ is encoded by the exons atgctaCTTAAACG AGCCAGCGTCAGCACAGATGAGGAGAAGTT CTCTGCCATCTTTGGTGCAGTGGCTTCATACATGAAGCATCTGGGGGTGAAGACCAAGACCACTGACAACAAGAAATCTAAGGGCTTCTTTAGGAAG ATTCCTGGGATGAGAAAAAACCAGATGTTCACTGAAGACTCTACCAGGTCCAAGCAGAGATTTCCCAGCATCCTTGATCCAGTACGCAGGATAGGTGGCGGCA atGAAAAAACGCCTAAATTGGACACTGAAG GTGAAAAGGAGAAAGTACACCCTGAACGAAAGCTCTCTACTCCTTCTCGCTCTATGGGGTCAGACCCTGCCCCCAGCACCTTCCCAATCAAGAAACCAGTATCTAGTGGAGCTGTAGGAGCCTTCCAGGTGACAGATGGGAATGATGTGTCAGGGGTTAGCATCAGTGTAACCTCCAGTCCAGATTCTTCTCAGAGTGAGACAG GCCTTACCAGTCGTTCAGACCCCCCTTCAGCATCAGAAGGTGGGGAAGTATCACCAGCTGAGAATGCCATGAGCTCCATCAGTTTGGAACTCACTGCTTCAACGGACATCCCacctgaagaaagccaggacaAAGACAG ACGCAAGACAAG GATGTCAGGGCGTCTGGCTCGCAGCGAGAGTCTGTGTGTGGAGAGGAGACGCTCACAGCGAGGTGGCTCTGGAAGGGCCAAGCAGTCCCGCTCCCGCAGCGACGTGGATCTGCAGGCGGCCTCCACTGCTGCGCAACCCCCCTCGCCCTCCCAGCCACACACCCCTCT CAGTGATGGCGGTGCATCTGCCTCCAACAGCTCCCTTACTGGCTCAGTGGTAGGCCCTCCCCCCCCACAAGAGGAGGTGGACCCTCGTCTTCTGGAGCTGGAGCAAGATCCCCCCAACTGGAGAGAGCAGGTCCCCAGTGCTGATTTCCAAAGCCTGAGCAAGAAGGAGATCAAGAGGCAGGAGGTTATCAACG AGCTGTTTATCACAGAGCATGCCCACGTCCGCATGCTGAGCGTACTGCAGATGGTGTTCTTCCGCCCAATGGAGCACACAGAGATCGCGAGCCAGCCAGAGCTGGCTACCATCTTCCTCAGCCTGGACGACATCTTCgaaatgcact ATGCCTTCTATGAGAACTTGAAGAAGCTGCGACAAGATGACTACATAGTGAAAACAATAGGAAAAACGCTTCTCAACAGG TTCAGCGGATCAGAGGGTGATTGGTTCCAGAAGCTCACTGCCCGGTTTTGCAGTCATCAGTCCTATGTTCTGGATGAAATTAAAACCAGACAAAAGAGGGATCCTCGCTTTGGTGCTTTCATACAG GAAGCCGAGGGCAAACCTCAGTGCAGGAGGTTGCAATTGAAGGACATCATTCCTACTGAGATGCAGAGGCTGACAAAGTATCCACTGCTACTGGAGAACATCGCCAAGAGCACAG AGGACCCAGAAGAGCGGGAAATGGTTCAACAAGCCGCAGATAGCTGCCGTAAGATCCTCAACCATGTCAATGAAGAggtgaaagagaaggagaacCTTCGG ATGCTAAAGGATTACCAGCGCAGACTGGATACATCTGGACTGAAGCCCAGCAATGAGCTACATCAGGAGTACAAG aATATCGACTTGACTCTGAGGAAGATGATTTTTGAGGGACCTGTCACCTGGAAAGTCACTAAAGAGAAGTCTATAG AGGTGCAGTGTCTCCTGCTGTCTGACTTGCTGGTCTTGCTGCAGCGCCAGGATGACAAGATGTTGCTCAAATGCCAGAGCAAGAACCACTCTGGGGTACCAGAAGGCAAGCAGATGCTAAGTCCCATCATCAAGCTGAGCTCGGCCTTCCTCAGAGAGGTGGCTACAG ACCCAAAGGCCTTCTATGTCATCTTTACCTGGGACAGTGGAGCACAAATCTATGAACTGGTGGCCAACTCAGCAGCAGATAGGAAGAA ttggACGGAGCTCATCAAATCCGCAGTGGAAGAACTTAAACTGAATGGGGGTACCAgcctggagaggaggaagactgCTGTTTCAGTATCAGGCATTGGAGGGGTACCTTTCAGTCCAACCAC tttGCAGCCTCCACTGAGCCTTGCAGAGAATGGAAGCGGGGCTCGGAATGCAAACACTG atAATGATAAGTTTGAAGCAAAAGTTGAAGAGCCTCGTCATACATTGATTGATTACTTGTCAGCCAATGGCTTTCAACTGCTGTGTCATGGCAACGCACCACAGGAGAAGGTGGCCAGTGGGGCAGTGGAAGAAG TTGCTGCCCTGAAGAGGCTATTTGTGGGAAGCAGTAGGCAATCCGAGGTTCTGCAGGATGCAGAGAACCATGGAGATGTGTCCAAAAAGAAGGACCCTGATATCGATACTCAGTCACTGG CAGAGGGTGATAGTGTTGATGAAAAGACTGAAGCAGAAAGTAGAGAGGAAGAAGATGGAGAGCAAAAGGGCAAAGAGGACAGTAGCACGGGCACCCCCATGGTGCTGTCAAAAGACACGATGGCAGAGGTGCTGAGCAGGCTCCAGAGCCTGGAGCAACAGATAAAACAGTTACAG AGCGTGGAAGAAGAGCACCACAGGTTACAAGATGTTCTTTGCAAGTTTTCCATTTCAGGAGATAACTTCCAGTAA